The Paenibacillus sp. MBLB1832 genome has a window encoding:
- a CDS encoding acyltransferase gives MDHILAISEHWNDEELDYMPWLSPTEEQREKQLEWQRFLIHRYKAEFGTNSYVSRKAHFFPERFAMGEKSYIAAGATVRGEHIQIGANSTVNSYATIAGRVQIGDGVRIATHVSIFGFNHGYEDTMLPIYQQPLTTKGIIIEDDVWIGANAVVLDGVTIGAHSIIAAGAIVTKDVPAYSIAGGNPAKVLRNRLEGASSSASAAAVSDLESALAAFGAKVKAQHQELLASYYVQTEDGPIYVDKTVLGTKKTVRAWCDAIEIAALFGTLPPGLNKEELVAKLRGFQDPVSGLLPDPWNPPAADDDPARLTDHLSRYHLLAVGYALELLDATLPYPVRAVSELKGASLYEKLASLPWQTNAWSAGDWIDCFGTGLYLNQKHFGGERPHDVFGWLYAQADPYSGMWGLPTPGEQWLQPVNGFYRLTRGTFAQFGLPLPYPEAAIDTILAHSRNRNYFRHDAGNACNVLDVIHPLWLCYKQTDYRRGEAVQWAKNQLGRTLGQWVDGKGFSFELERSFPPGLQGTEMWLSIIWLLADLCGCSSLLGYKPQGVHRPDPAIQLQPSWK, from the coding sequence ATGGATCACATACTAGCAATTTCCGAGCATTGGAACGATGAAGAACTCGATTATATGCCGTGGCTATCGCCGACGGAAGAGCAACGCGAGAAGCAGCTGGAATGGCAGCGATTTTTGATACACCGATATAAAGCGGAGTTTGGCACGAACAGCTATGTATCTCGAAAAGCGCATTTCTTTCCGGAACGTTTTGCTATGGGAGAGAAAAGCTATATTGCGGCTGGCGCAACGGTTCGAGGCGAACATATTCAAATCGGCGCTAACAGCACGGTCAATTCATATGCAACGATTGCCGGTCGTGTTCAGATCGGAGATGGCGTTCGCATCGCGACTCATGTCTCGATCTTCGGCTTCAATCATGGCTATGAGGATACCATGCTGCCCATCTATCAGCAGCCTCTAACTACGAAAGGCATCATCATCGAGGATGATGTCTGGATCGGTGCCAATGCCGTTGTGCTGGATGGTGTTACCATCGGCGCACACAGTATTATTGCGGCTGGAGCTATCGTCACCAAGGATGTTCCAGCCTACAGCATCGCAGGCGGCAATCCTGCAAAGGTGCTCCGCAACCGATTAGAAGGAGCTAGTTCTTCCGCTTCCGCTGCAGCTGTTTCCGATCTGGAGAGCGCTTTGGCCGCTTTCGGCGCAAAGGTAAAGGCGCAGCATCAAGAATTGCTTGCCTCTTATTATGTACAAACCGAAGATGGACCCATTTATGTAGATAAAACGGTGCTGGGCACCAAAAAAACCGTCCGCGCCTGGTGCGACGCGATCGAAATTGCCGCTCTATTCGGCACGCTGCCGCCCGGCCTGAACAAGGAAGAATTGGTCGCCAAACTGCGCGGCTTTCAGGATCCTGTCAGCGGTCTGCTGCCTGACCCTTGGAACCCGCCTGCGGCTGACGATGACCCTGCGCGGTTAACGGACCATTTGTCCCGTTATCATTTGCTAGCTGTCGGCTATGCTTTGGAACTGCTTGATGCTACATTACCCTACCCGGTTCGTGCTGTCTCGGAGCTGAAGGGGGCATCCCTTTATGAGAAGCTAGCATCTCTGCCTTGGCAAACAAATGCCTGGTCGGCCGGTGATTGGATTGACTGCTTCGGGACCGGCCTTTACTTAAACCAGAAACATTTCGGCGGTGAGCGGCCACATGATGTATTCGGTTGGCTCTATGCACAAGCCGATCCCTATAGCGGCATGTGGGGGCTGCCGACACCTGGCGAGCAATGGCTCCAGCCCGTGAACGGCTTCTATCGGCTAACCCGTGGAACATTTGCACAATTCGGGCTGCCGCTTCCCTACCCGGAGGCCGCCATTGACACGATTTTAGCGCATAGCCGTAACCGCAACTACTTCCGCCATGATGCGGGCAACGCCTGCAATGTCCTCGACGTCATTCATCCGCTATGGCTTTGCTACAAGCAAACGGATTACCGCCGAGGCGAAGCCGTGCAATGGGCAAAAAACCAACTTGGTCGCACGCTAGGCCAATGGGTCGACGGCAAAGGCTTCAGCTTCGAGTTGGAGCGCTCCTTCCCGCCAGGCCTGCAAGGCACGGAAATGTGGCTGAGCATTATTTGGCTGCTGGCCGACCTGTGCGGCTGCAGCTCGCTGCTCGGTTACAAGCCGCAAGGCGTGCACCGTCCCGATCCTGCGATCCAGCTTCAACCGTCGTGGAAATAG
- a CDS encoding helix-turn-helix transcriptional regulator → MKGIAVNNLALRVLWVFDKRTTSGWTDIRQTTDVHTFYWIAGGEGTFVDEKGTNYRVRKGHLVYLKPGFHLHMSTDADNPLRIIMVLTEIGYLPYEQRVWGSVEPLAALPFLILRAFASEQAKVVDKIFQSLIDGWIPGEQGGTVRDQLKLLELIQFLHANPEEELKDRPAQEAYVQMKNYLETHHAANIKLSELAARYGISESYSRKMFLKQLQQTPKQYLQSIRVGHAKQLLVFTDMSMRDIAQACGYGDEFHFSKMFKSLTGTAPSVFRESRSRG, encoded by the coding sequence ATGAAAGGAATAGCCGTTAATAACCTGGCTCTTCGCGTATTGTGGGTGTTCGATAAGCGTACAACGTCTGGTTGGACAGATATCCGACAAACGACAGATGTGCACACCTTTTACTGGATTGCAGGCGGAGAGGGCACTTTTGTAGATGAAAAGGGGACGAACTATCGGGTTCGCAAAGGACATCTCGTCTACTTGAAACCCGGCTTTCACTTGCACATGTCAACGGATGCGGACAATCCGCTTAGGATCATTATGGTGCTGACGGAAATTGGTTACCTGCCATATGAGCAACGAGTGTGGGGGAGCGTGGAGCCACTTGCAGCGTTGCCTTTTCTGATCTTAAGAGCGTTCGCGAGCGAGCAGGCGAAGGTTGTGGATAAGATTTTTCAGAGCCTAATCGATGGCTGGATCCCTGGCGAACAGGGAGGCACAGTGCGGGATCAGTTAAAGCTGCTGGAGCTCATTCAATTTCTTCATGCGAATCCTGAGGAAGAGCTGAAAGATCGACCCGCGCAGGAAGCGTATGTACAGATGAAAAACTATCTGGAGACGCATCATGCCGCCAACATCAAGCTTAGTGAGCTTGCTGCTCGTTATGGGATTTCAGAGTCGTATTCGCGTAAAATGTTTCTCAAACAGCTTCAGCAAACCCCGAAGCAATATTTGCAATCCATCCGGGTCGGACACGCCAAGCAACTGCTCGTTTTTACTGACATGTCGATGCGCGATATTGCTCAGGCTTGCGGCTATGGGGATGAATTTCATTTTAGCAAAATGTTTAAGTCGTTAACGGGGACTGCCCCATCTGTGTTTAGAGAATCGAGAAGCAGGGGATGA
- a CDS encoding PfkB family carbohydrate kinase: MNDGMAGISGKKATKSTIVCLGELLIDFVPEENGQALADVGRFGRAAGGAPANVAAAVAKLGGDARFIGKIGRDPFGDYLVRTLQDVGVQTAVLQTDEAKTGLAFVSLRADGERDFLFFRDPAADMLLREDEVEPQWLEDAAVYHFGSVSLIAEPCRTATLDAARRAREFGALVSYDPNVRLALWPSADAARAEILAQLGLADVVKVSEEEIEFLLGVDATTGAELLLQSGPKVIVITLGAQGCRVVSARQDVVIPGVPVAAVDTTGAGDSFVGGMLFQLASLGVTPATIVDALAEPGASEWVFAFANRVGAITTTRRGAIPALPTLAEVEAVSSR, translated from the coding sequence ATGAATGATGGGATGGCAGGTATTTCAGGGAAAAAAGCAACCAAATCAACGATCGTCTGTCTAGGCGAATTGTTAATTGATTTCGTGCCGGAGGAGAACGGTCAGGCGCTAGCCGACGTAGGCCGGTTCGGACGGGCGGCGGGCGGAGCGCCCGCGAATGTGGCTGCGGCAGTCGCCAAGTTAGGCGGCGACGCGAGGTTTATCGGCAAAATCGGCCGAGATCCCTTCGGCGATTACTTGGTGCGCACGCTGCAGGACGTTGGCGTTCAAACGGCTGTGCTCCAGACCGACGAGGCCAAGACGGGTCTGGCTTTTGTTTCGCTGCGCGCGGATGGGGAGCGCGACTTCTTGTTTTTCCGCGACCCGGCGGCGGACATGCTGCTGCGCGAAGACGAAGTCGAGCCGCAGTGGCTGGAAGACGCCGCGGTTTATCATTTCGGCTCGGTATCCCTGATTGCCGAGCCTTGCCGCACCGCGACGCTCGACGCTGCGCGTCGTGCGCGGGAGTTCGGCGCATTGGTGTCGTACGACCCCAATGTGCGGCTAGCTCTGTGGCCGAGCGCGGACGCCGCTCGGGCTGAGATTCTGGCGCAGCTAGGGCTTGCGGATGTGGTCAAGGTCAGCGAGGAGGAAATCGAATTCCTCCTCGGGGTTGACGCGACCACAGGTGCGGAGCTCCTGCTGCAAAGCGGTCCCAAGGTGATTGTCATCACCTTGGGGGCGCAAGGCTGCCGCGTCGTAAGCGCGCGGCAGGATGTCGTCATCCCCGGCGTGCCTGTGGCCGCCGTGGATACGACCGGCGCCGGCGACAGCTTCGTCGGCGGCATGCTCTTTCAGTTGGCGTCGCTGGGCGTGACGCCAGCCACCATCGTTGATGCGCTAGCGGAGCCTGGCGCATCGGAGTGGGTTTTCGCCTTCGCGAACCGCGTAGGCGCGATTACCACGACGCGCAGGGGAGCGATCCCTGCGCTGCCTACCTTGGCGGAAGTGGAAGCTGTTTCCTCGCGGTAA
- a CDS encoding SAF domain-containing protein, producing MNRRRSLLISVAAAVMAALLVYGVYVLQVNQVELQQTVQVVVPRDFIRAGQFIRDDMVELIPIQIGSYTDDMVTRLGDVVDQESMIPLGTNEPILRWKVNRYHLLPNEGQATFQIPKEYVLTISNGIRAGDHVRLYVSGADGSSRRLFDNREITVASVKSSANVEVDNPKNSNLLSKVEGDEGKMYTSRLEANGAIDQINLNLTENEWLQIDQQCSGKKARLVIAFSSSSILTDK from the coding sequence TTGAATCGCAGGAGAAGCCTGCTGATTAGTGTGGCAGCAGCCGTGATGGCTGCGTTGCTGGTGTACGGGGTGTATGTGCTGCAAGTGAACCAAGTTGAGCTGCAGCAGACGGTTCAGGTGGTAGTTCCGAGGGATTTCATTCGTGCGGGACAGTTTATTCGAGACGATATGGTTGAGCTTATACCAATCCAGATCGGAAGTTACACCGATGACATGGTCACGCGGTTAGGGGATGTGGTCGACCAGGAATCGATGATTCCGCTTGGGACGAACGAGCCGATTTTGCGCTGGAAGGTGAATCGATATCATTTGCTTCCGAATGAGGGGCAGGCAACGTTTCAAATTCCGAAGGAGTATGTGCTGACGATTTCCAATGGTATTCGAGCAGGGGATCATGTGCGACTGTATGTGTCGGGAGCGGATGGAAGCTCACGCCGGCTTTTCGATAATAGGGAAATTACAGTTGCTTCCGTCAAATCCTCTGCGAATGTGGAGGTAGACAATCCGAAGAACTCGAATCTGTTGTCCAAAGTTGAAGGCGATGAAGGGAAGATGTACACCTCACGCTTGGAAGCCAACGGGGCAATCGATCAAATCAATTTGAATTTAACCGAGAATGAGTGGCTGCAAATCGATCAACAATGCTCGGGAAAGAAGGCACGGTTGGTTATCGCTTTTAGTTCCTCGTCAATCCTGACGGATAAATAA
- a CDS encoding AAA family ATPase — MQIGLLATDQRLIDELTNVVYAKPFGWRIFTDVKDLVPKGTADQTYSHIILSDRELSYGELEEFLESLQKHEPQSKIIVLLSNYHEAAINEKYVKMCKLMKLDYILPGRSTAVIADEIRSWVDGTNGSYATQAPPGKLIAFVGSTPNIGTTLASYGVACMLALETSMNVGYLCLNLKSSKLHRYLGREEHLFTLDGLRAELKAQSLTPERLRHVCDKPKEAHGLHILYGNMLREQAEFFTPSEIIHLLRVARGAFDICIIEVSAYWDNAATVSGLLEADSKIVVTTGDIAHFQEDFSRWIRQVGTVFGLQPDAFELMAVQTDRHAKQSEFTIKDIRKETQLHLIGHIRRHADALARCNQGKLMELLSPSHPMHQEVKAVARKFADFYLLPRRTSVRQVSWFQRWLTGKRAISSMK; from the coding sequence GTGCAAATTGGCCTGTTGGCGACGGATCAGCGATTAATTGATGAGCTGACGAATGTGGTATATGCGAAGCCTTTTGGGTGGCGAATATTTACTGATGTCAAAGATTTAGTCCCTAAAGGAACGGCGGATCAGACGTATTCGCATATCATTCTTTCGGATCGAGAACTGAGCTATGGCGAGTTGGAGGAGTTTCTTGAAAGCCTGCAAAAGCATGAGCCACAGTCGAAGATCATTGTGTTGCTTTCAAATTATCATGAGGCTGCTATCAATGAGAAGTATGTGAAAATGTGCAAGCTGATGAAGCTCGATTACATCCTTCCAGGGCGCAGCACAGCTGTGATTGCGGATGAAATCCGCTCCTGGGTGGATGGGACGAATGGCAGTTATGCTACGCAGGCACCGCCTGGCAAGCTGATTGCATTTGTCGGCTCAACGCCGAATATTGGCACAACACTAGCCTCTTACGGTGTTGCGTGTATGCTGGCGTTGGAGACTTCGATGAATGTCGGCTACCTCTGTCTGAATCTCAAAAGCTCCAAGCTGCATCGCTACCTTGGCCGGGAGGAGCATCTATTCACGCTGGATGGGTTGCGCGCAGAGTTGAAAGCGCAGAGCTTGACGCCAGAACGTTTACGCCACGTTTGCGATAAACCTAAAGAGGCGCATGGTCTTCATATCCTGTACGGCAATATGCTGCGGGAGCAGGCGGAGTTCTTTACACCATCGGAAATCATTCATTTATTGCGGGTGGCTCGGGGGGCTTTTGACATTTGCATCATCGAAGTTAGTGCGTACTGGGATAATGCGGCGACGGTTAGCGGACTGTTGGAGGCTGACAGCAAAATTGTCGTAACGACAGGAGACATCGCACACTTTCAGGAGGATTTCTCGCGGTGGATCAGGCAAGTCGGGACTGTTTTTGGTCTGCAGCCCGATGCGTTCGAGCTGATGGCGGTGCAAACGGATCGGCATGCAAAGCAGAGTGAATTCACGATCAAAGATATTCGCAAAGAAACACAGCTGCATTTAATCGGACATATTCGGAGGCACGCAGATGCGTTAGCTCGTTGTAACCAAGGGAAGTTAATGGAGCTGCTTAGCCCAAGTCACCCGATGCACCAGGAAGTGAAGGCGGTAGCCCGCAAATTTGCTGACTTTTATCTCTTGCCTCGCAGGACGAGTGTGCGGCAGGTTTCGTGGTTCCAGAGGTGGCTTACAGGCAAGCGTGCGATCTCTTCCATGAAATAA
- a CDS encoding ATPase, T2SS/T4P/T4SS family, which produces MSGKRFSMITYMHERRTEECIVSGKRAASDGSVVETFRSEVGSQESQTDSTKLRAVNSIGHAHAGEETLFQQWVQEIRSELVSLKGRSESEKQLYNETLNRAILGYEEDRGKLLAIIHDLVSKRRLTDIPPRASGYTTLPEAIFAEIIGLNVLELVLKQKDGLEEIQVVGRHIFEVRGGMARPSLYELPSIRELERIQQNLVLFNHDTLTPRKRWAEVVLQDGSRVTLTGFGFTAEPTLTIRFYTVKRFELTSLTSPELATMNERMALLLRCLIRTYFNLVVIGPTNSGKTNLLKALISEMDDNERIITIESRFELQLKRDFPHKNIVEYEIDEGDPRHSGLQAFKLALRQSPKRICHAEIRDDDANLYVRACTRGHEGSLTTVHVSELEDVPDAITDMCMLDGRGMNSQRLTKRITEFVTQIGIEMRVVRGKRKIVRIVEYRYINECVFTGDLALYDNLAEEWTFPGKLSHHASRKIGKADWDSYSLLIEHGFIEKEEKEGDLQK; this is translated from the coding sequence ATGAGCGGTAAGAGATTTTCGATGATTACTTACATGCATGAACGTAGGACTGAGGAGTGCATTGTTTCTGGGAAACGCGCAGCTAGTGATGGCTCCGTCGTGGAGACGTTTCGCAGCGAGGTTGGATCACAAGAGAGTCAAACAGATTCAACAAAGCTTAGAGCAGTAAACAGTATCGGGCATGCCCATGCGGGGGAAGAGACGCTTTTCCAACAATGGGTGCAAGAAATCCGCAGCGAGCTTGTGTCCCTTAAAGGTAGGTCAGAGAGTGAAAAGCAGTTGTACAACGAGACGCTGAATCGGGCGATTTTGGGCTATGAAGAGGATCGTGGGAAATTATTGGCGATCATTCATGACCTCGTGTCGAAAAGAAGGTTAACCGATATCCCGCCCCGCGCGAGTGGATATACGACGCTGCCTGAAGCGATATTTGCCGAAATCATAGGCTTAAATGTCCTGGAACTGGTTCTGAAACAGAAGGATGGCTTGGAAGAAATCCAAGTCGTGGGGCGACACATTTTTGAGGTGCGAGGCGGTATGGCTAGACCTTCCCTCTACGAGCTTCCATCGATCCGTGAATTAGAGCGAATTCAACAAAATCTGGTGCTGTTCAACCACGATACACTCACTCCCAGGAAGCGCTGGGCAGAGGTTGTTCTGCAGGATGGGTCGCGTGTGACGTTGACAGGTTTTGGCTTCACAGCAGAGCCGACCTTGACGATCCGTTTTTATACGGTCAAAAGATTTGAATTAACCTCTTTAACTTCCCCCGAGCTTGCCACGATGAATGAGCGCATGGCGCTGCTGCTTCGCTGTTTAATCCGCACGTATTTCAATTTGGTCGTCATTGGACCGACAAATTCAGGCAAAACCAATCTCCTCAAAGCGTTGATTTCCGAGATGGACGATAATGAGCGGATTATTACGATTGAGTCTCGGTTTGAATTGCAGTTAAAGCGAGATTTCCCGCACAAAAATATCGTCGAATACGAAATTGACGAGGGGGATCCGAGGCATTCCGGTTTGCAGGCTTTTAAACTGGCGCTCAGACAGTCGCCTAAACGCATTTGCCATGCGGAAATACGCGACGACGATGCGAATTTATATGTACGCGCTTGTACGCGCGGCCATGAGGGCAGTCTGACCACCGTTCACGTGAGTGAGCTAGAGGATGTGCCTGATGCGATCACGGACATGTGCATGCTGGATGGCAGGGGAATGAACTCGCAGCGATTGACGAAGCGTATTACGGAATTCGTGACACAGATCGGCATCGAGATGCGTGTGGTGCGCGGGAAGCGCAAGATTGTGCGAATCGTCGAATACCGGTATATAAATGAATGCGTTTTCACTGGTGATTTGGCACTATATGACAACTTGGCTGAGGAATGGACATTTCCCGGGAAATTGTCGCATCATGCTTCGCGAAAAATAGGTAAAGCCGATTGGGACAGCTATTCGCTGTTGATAGAGCACGGTTTTATCGAAAAAGAAGAGAAAGAAGGCGATTTACAGAAGTGA